A section of the Delphinus delphis chromosome 1, mDelDel1.2, whole genome shotgun sequence genome encodes:
- the RHBG gene encoding ammonium transporter Rh type B isoform X1: MAGSPRRTAGRRLQLPLLCLLLQGATAILFAVFVRYNHETDAALWHWHNHSNADNEFYFRYPSFQDVHTMIFVGFGFLMVFLQRYGFSSVGFTFLSAAFALQWSTLVQGFFHSFHHGHIYVDVERPRTSLRLFPHPQKRRGDTFLPTREELSMINADFCAGAVLISFGAILGKTGPAQLLLMALLEVVLFGLNEFVLLSLLRVKDAGGSMTIHAFGAYFGLVLSRVLYRPQLEKSKHRQGSVYHSDLFAMIGTIFLWIFWPSFNSAPTALGDGQHRSALNTYYSLTASTLSTFALSALVGRDGRLDMVHIQNAALAGGVVVGTSAEMMLTPFGALVAGFLAGTVSTLGYKFFTPTLESKLKVQDTCGVHNLHGMPGVLGALLGVLVAGLATHEAYGDGLESVFPLLAKGQRSATSQAMHQLFGLFVTLIFASVGGSLGGLLLRLPFLDSPPDSQCYEDQVYWEVPGEHEDLAQGPLRAEELETRA, translated from the exons ATGGCCGGGTCTCCCCGCCGCACCGCGGGCCGGCGACTGCAGCTGCCCCTGCTgtgcctcctcctccagggcgCCACCGCCATCCTCTTTGCGGTATTTGTCCGCTACAACCATGAAACCGACGCTGCCCTCTGGCACTGGCACAACCACAGTAACGCGGACAATGAATTTTACTTTCGCTACCCAA GCTTCCAGGATGTACACACCATGATCTTCGTGGGCTTCGGCTTCCTCATGGTCTTCCTGCAGCGCTACGGCTTCAGCAGCGTGGGCTTCACCTTCCTCTCGGCCGCCTTTGCCCTGCAGTGGTCCACACTCGTCCAGGGGTTCTTCCACTCCTTCCACCATGGCCACATCTATGTAGACGTAGAGAG GCCCAGAACCTCCCTGAGACTGTTTCCGCATCCACAAAAAAGGCGAGGTGATACCTTCTTGCCTACCAGGGAAGAGCTTAG CATGATCAATGCTGACTTCTGCGCTGGGGCTGTGCTCATCTCCTTTGGTGCCATACTGGGCAAGACTGGGCCGGCTCAGCTTCTGCTCATGGCCCTGCTGGAGGTGGTGCTGTTTGGCCTCAACGAGTTTGTGCTCCTTAGTCTCCTCAGG GTGAAGGATGCAGGAGGCTCCATGACTATTCACGCTTTTGGCGCCTACTTCGGGCTGGTCCTCTCCAGGGTCCTCTATAGGCCCCAGCTGGAGAAGAGCAAGCATCGCCAGGGCTCCGTCTACCATTCGGACCTCTTTGCCATGATTG GGACCATCTTCCTATGGATCTTCTGGCCTAGTTTCAACTCTGCACCCACTGCGCTGGGGGATGGGCAGCATCGGTCGGCTCTCAACACGTACTACTCCTTGACTGCCAGCACCCTCAGCACCTTCGCCTTGTCAGCCCTTGTCGGGAGGGATGGGCGGCTGGACATG GTCCACATCCAGAATGCCGCACTGGCCGGAGGGGTTGTGGTGGGGACATCGGCTGAAATGATGCTGACACCCTTTGGGGCTCTGGTAGCTGGCTTCCTGGCTGGGACCGTCTCCACACTGGGGTACAAGTTCTTCACG CCCACCCTTGAGTCAAAACTCAAAGTCCAAGACACGTGCGGTGTCCACAACCTCCACGGGATGCCTGGGGTCCTGGGAGCGCTCTTGGGGGTCCTTGTGGCTGGACTGGCCACCCATGAAGCTTACGGAGATGG cctaGAGAGCGTGTTTCCACTCCTAGCCAAGGGCCAGCGCAGCGCGACGTCTCAGGCCATGCACCAGCTCTTCGGACTGTTTGTCACACTGATATTTGCCTCTGTGGGTGGGAGCCTCGGAG GGCTCCTGCTGCGGCTGCCCTTCTTGGACTCCCCGCCAGACTCCCAGTGCTACGAGGACCAGGTTTACTGGGAG GTGCCTGGGGAGCATGAGGATTTAGCCCAGGGACCTCTGAGGGCAGAGGAACTGGAGACTCGGGCCTAA
- the RHBG gene encoding ammonium transporter Rh type B isoform X2 — translation MAGSPRRTAGRRLQLPLLCLLLQGATAILFAVFVRYNHETDAALWHWHNHSNADNEFYFRYPSFQDVHTMIFVGFGFLMVFLQRYGFSSVGFTFLSAAFALQWSTLVQGFFHSFHHGHIYVDVESMINADFCAGAVLISFGAILGKTGPAQLLLMALLEVVLFGLNEFVLLSLLRVKDAGGSMTIHAFGAYFGLVLSRVLYRPQLEKSKHRQGSVYHSDLFAMIGTIFLWIFWPSFNSAPTALGDGQHRSALNTYYSLTASTLSTFALSALVGRDGRLDMVHIQNAALAGGVVVGTSAEMMLTPFGALVAGFLAGTVSTLGYKFFTPTLESKLKVQDTCGVHNLHGMPGVLGALLGVLVAGLATHEAYGDGLESVFPLLAKGQRSATSQAMHQLFGLFVTLIFASVGGSLGGLLLRLPFLDSPPDSQCYEDQVYWEVPGEHEDLAQGPLRAEELETRA, via the exons ATGGCCGGGTCTCCCCGCCGCACCGCGGGCCGGCGACTGCAGCTGCCCCTGCTgtgcctcctcctccagggcgCCACCGCCATCCTCTTTGCGGTATTTGTCCGCTACAACCATGAAACCGACGCTGCCCTCTGGCACTGGCACAACCACAGTAACGCGGACAATGAATTTTACTTTCGCTACCCAA GCTTCCAGGATGTACACACCATGATCTTCGTGGGCTTCGGCTTCCTCATGGTCTTCCTGCAGCGCTACGGCTTCAGCAGCGTGGGCTTCACCTTCCTCTCGGCCGCCTTTGCCCTGCAGTGGTCCACACTCGTCCAGGGGTTCTTCCACTCCTTCCACCATGGCCACATCTATGTAGACGTAGAGAG CATGATCAATGCTGACTTCTGCGCTGGGGCTGTGCTCATCTCCTTTGGTGCCATACTGGGCAAGACTGGGCCGGCTCAGCTTCTGCTCATGGCCCTGCTGGAGGTGGTGCTGTTTGGCCTCAACGAGTTTGTGCTCCTTAGTCTCCTCAGG GTGAAGGATGCAGGAGGCTCCATGACTATTCACGCTTTTGGCGCCTACTTCGGGCTGGTCCTCTCCAGGGTCCTCTATAGGCCCCAGCTGGAGAAGAGCAAGCATCGCCAGGGCTCCGTCTACCATTCGGACCTCTTTGCCATGATTG GGACCATCTTCCTATGGATCTTCTGGCCTAGTTTCAACTCTGCACCCACTGCGCTGGGGGATGGGCAGCATCGGTCGGCTCTCAACACGTACTACTCCTTGACTGCCAGCACCCTCAGCACCTTCGCCTTGTCAGCCCTTGTCGGGAGGGATGGGCGGCTGGACATG GTCCACATCCAGAATGCCGCACTGGCCGGAGGGGTTGTGGTGGGGACATCGGCTGAAATGATGCTGACACCCTTTGGGGCTCTGGTAGCTGGCTTCCTGGCTGGGACCGTCTCCACACTGGGGTACAAGTTCTTCACG CCCACCCTTGAGTCAAAACTCAAAGTCCAAGACACGTGCGGTGTCCACAACCTCCACGGGATGCCTGGGGTCCTGGGAGCGCTCTTGGGGGTCCTTGTGGCTGGACTGGCCACCCATGAAGCTTACGGAGATGG cctaGAGAGCGTGTTTCCACTCCTAGCCAAGGGCCAGCGCAGCGCGACGTCTCAGGCCATGCACCAGCTCTTCGGACTGTTTGTCACACTGATATTTGCCTCTGTGGGTGGGAGCCTCGGAG GGCTCCTGCTGCGGCTGCCCTTCTTGGACTCCCCGCCAGACTCCCAGTGCTACGAGGACCAGGTTTACTGGGAG GTGCCTGGGGAGCATGAGGATTTAGCCCAGGGACCTCTGAGGGCAGAGGAACTGGAGACTCGGGCCTAA
- the LOC138414058 gene encoding LOW QUALITY PROTEIN: uncharacterized protein (The sequence of the model RefSeq protein was modified relative to this genomic sequence to represent the inferred CDS: inserted 1 base in 1 codon): protein MMDEDTWPLLASQGPTDGEGWLRWGQCQASRARGIRKGFLEVELYGLGTTGSSAPPRAPRPVRPPALPPPPGNNAGQCLRAGERAMQMSNGLDELSSRSARPGQSAIVSVPPSDRRSEFASPGRKEEGDPNHALGPGRGGHLFPPYLLNSPKSLDFGDICRLSPEEVGPEMPALKGALSLSLAWISGALWACSGWSLEGPWAGPKQTHPGSEAERGSGLCCAGASAGFLSSLFPPCSSWQGSPQLEKMPPPXLVSPPPQLSTIHLRLPRARNVAPGHCGACSQSPSSSFHLGFYRRAFIPQAAVWVLALTAQTEISPPPCNSSRFILSQHHLRRLRRGGSRSPGVGAGGGSVPLLPSPPATQLASAGAYSCTVSASYAQGLQAIHPLTSIPVRAPQASIIGGISTGLLVGSC from the exons ATGATGGACGAGGACACTTGGCCCCTGCTCGCCTCCCAGGGCCCCACTGATGGGGAAGGTTGGCTGCGCTGGGGTCAGTGTCAAGCCAGCAGAGCCAGAGGCATTAGGAAAGGGTTTCTGGAGGTGGAGCTGTACGGGCTTGGCACAA CCGGGTCCTCCGCGCCGCCCCGCGCGCCCCGGCCCGTGCGCCCGCCggcgctgccgccgccgcccgggAACAATGCGGGCCAATGTCTCCGGGCGGGCGAGCGGGCTATGCAAATGTCCAACGGCCT GGATGAGCTGTCTTCCCGGAGCGCCCGCCCGGGACAGAGCGCTATTGTCTCCGTGCCGCCGTCTGATCGCCGATCGGAGTTCGCCAGCccggggaggaaggaagaaggcgACCCAAACCACGCCTTGGGGCCAGGCAGGGGTGGTCACCTGTTCCCTCCATACCTACTCAACTCCCCAAAGAGCCTTGACTTTGGG GACATTTGCAGGTTGTCCCCAGAAGAGGTTGGACCAGAGATGCCTGCTCTGAAGggggccctctctctctctctggcctggATTTCTGGAGCTCTCTGGGCCTGCTCTGGATGGTCTTTGGAAGGTCCCTGGGCAGGACCCAAGCAGACCCATCCTGGctctgaggctgagagaggaagTGGGCTTTGTTGTGCTGGGGCATCGGCTGGATTCTTAAGTTCGCTTTTCCCACCCTGCTCGTCTTGGCAGGGGAGCCCTCAGCTGGAGAAGATGCCCCCCC CCCTagtgtcccctcctccccagctcagCACCATCCATCTCCGTCTCCCCAGAGCGAGGAATGTGGCTCCGGGACACTGCGGGGCTTGTTCCCAATCCCCTTCTAGCTCATTTCACTTGGGCTTTTACAGGCGCGCCTTCATCCCACAGGCTGCTGTCTGGGTTCTGGCTCTGACGGCGCAGACAGAgatctcccctcctccctgcaatTCCTCACGCTTCATTTTGTCCCAACACCATCTGAGGAGGCTACGCCGTGGGGGGTCAaggagccctggtgtgggagccGGTGGGGGCAGTGTCCCCCTTCTTCCCAGCCCTCCAGCCACTCAGCTGGCCTCTGCTGGAGCCTACAGCTGCACGGTATCTGCAAGCTATGCACAGGGTCTGCAAGCCATCCATCCCCTCACTAGCATTCCTGTCCGCGCCCCGCAAGCCTCGATTATTGGTGGAATTAGTACCGGGCTTCTTGTTGGCAGTTGCTAA